One Aerococcus urinaeequi DNA segment encodes these proteins:
- the comGC gene encoding competence type IV pilus major pilin ComGC codes for MKKVLVKFIQKGRRKEGFTLIEMVLVLFIVAALLLLIIPNMSKQTKNVETKTNAALVETVETQMELYLLEHDEASVTAEVLANEGYITTDQLEKYNAIPAGTVTP; via the coding sequence ATGAAAAAAGTATTGGTTAAATTCATTCAAAAGGGTCGTAGAAAAGAAGGGTTTACGCTTATAGAAATGGTTCTCGTCTTATTTATTGTGGCAGCCTTGTTATTGCTAATTATACCAAACATGTCCAAGCAAACAAAAAATGTAGAAACTAAAACTAACGCTGCTTTAGTCGAAACTGTTGAAACGCAGATGGAATTATATTTACTAGAACATGATGAAGCAAGTGTCACGGCGGAAGTACTAGCAAACGAAGGCTACATCACCACTGATCAATTAGAAAAATATAATGCTATTCCAGCTGGAACTGTTACCCCTTAG